Proteins co-encoded in one Rattus rattus isolate New Zealand chromosome 5, Rrattus_CSIRO_v1, whole genome shotgun sequence genomic window:
- the Tomm34 gene encoding mitochondrial import receptor subunit TOM34 isoform X2 has product MAPKVSDSVEQLRAAGNQNFRNGQYGEASALYERALRLLQARGSADPEEESVLYSNRAACYLKDGNCTDCIKDCTSALALVPFSIKPLLRRASAYEALEKYSLAYVDYKTVLQIDNSVASALEGINRITRALMDSLGPEWRLKLPPIPVVPVSAQKRWSSLPSENHKETAKSKSKETTATKNRVPSAGDVERARVLKEEGNELVKKGNHKKAIEKYSESLLFSSLESATYSNRALCHLVLKQYKEAEKDCTEALKLDGKNVKAFYRRAQAYKALKDYKSSLADISSLLQIEPRNGPAHKLRQEVNQNMN; this is encoded by the exons ATGGCCCCCAAAGTCTCGGACTCTGTGGAACAGCTCCGCGCTGCCGGCAACCAGAACTTCCGCAATGGCCAGTACGGCGAGGCCTCCGCGCTGTACGAGCGCGCACTGCGGCTGCTGCAGGCGCGAG GTTCTGCAGACCCAGAAGAAGAGAGTGTTCTGTACTCCAACCGTGCAGCGTGCTACTTGAAGGATGGGAACTGCACAGACTGCATCAAAGATTGCACTTC AGCTCTGGCCTTGGTCCCCTTCAGCATCAAGCCCTTGCTGCGAAGAGCATCTGCATATGAAGCCCTGGAGAAGTACTCCCTGGCCTATGTCGACTATAAGACTGTGCTGCAGATCGATAACAGTGTGGCATCAGCCCTGGAAGGCATCAACAG AATAACCAGAGCTCTCATGGACTCCCTTGGACCTGAGTGGCGCCTCAAACTGCCCCCTATCCCTGTGGTGCCTGTTTCAGCCCAGAAGAGATGGAGTTCCTTGCCGTCGGAGAACCACAAAGAGACAGCTAAAAGCAAATCCAAAGAAACCACAGCTACGAAGAACAGAG TGCCTTCTGCTGGGGATGTGGAGAGAGCCAGAGTTCTGAAGGAAGAAGGCAATGAGCTTGTAAAGAAAGGCAACCATAAGAAAGCTATTGAGAAGTACAGTGAAAGCCTCTTGTTTAGTAGCCTGGAATCTGCCACATACAGCAACAG AGCGCTATGTCATCTGGTCCTGAAGCAGtacaaggaggcagagaaggactgCACAGAAGCCCTCAAGCTGGATGGGAAGAATGTAAAGGCCTTTTACAGACGCGCTCAAGCCTACAAGGCACTCAAG GACTATAAATCCAGCCTTGCGGATATCAGCAGCCTCCTACAGATTGAACCCAGGAATGGCCCTGCACACAAGCTACGGCAGGAGGTTAACCAGAACATGAACTAA
- the Tomm34 gene encoding mitochondrial import receptor subunit TOM34 isoform X1, protein MAPTLSDSVEELRAAGNQSFRNGQYAEASALYERALRLLQARGSADPEEESVLYSNRAACYLKDGNCTDCIKDCTSALALVPFSIKPLLRRASAYEALEKYSLAYVDYKTVLQIDNSVASALEGINRITRALMDSLGPEWRLKLPPIPVVPVSAQKRWSSLPSENHKETAKSKSKETTATKNRVPSAGDVERARVLKEEGNELVKKGNHKKAIEKYSESLLFSSLESATYSNRALCHLVLKQYKEAEKDCTEALKLDGKNVKAFYRRAQAYKALKDYKSSLADISSLLQIEPRNGPAHKLRQEVNQNMN, encoded by the exons ATGGCCCCCACACTCTCAGACTCTGTGGAAGAGCTCCGCGCTGCCGGCAACCAGAGTTTCCGCAACGGCCAGTACGCCGAGGCTTCGGCGCTGTACGAGCGCGCGCTGCGACTGCTGCAGGCGCGAG GTTCTGCAGACCCAGAAGAAGAGAGTGTTCTGTACTCCAACCGTGCAGCGTGCTACTTGAAGGATGGGAACTGCACAGACTGCATCAAAGATTGCACTTC AGCTCTGGCCTTGGTCCCCTTCAGCATCAAGCCCTTGCTGCGAAGAGCATCTGCATATGAAGCCCTGGAGAAGTACTCCCTGGCCTATGTCGACTATAAGACTGTGCTGCAGATCGATAACAGTGTGGCATCAGCCCTGGAAGGCATCAACAG AATAACCAGAGCTCTCATGGACTCCCTTGGACCTGAGTGGCGCCTCAAACTGCCCCCTATCCCTGTGGTGCCTGTTTCAGCCCAGAAGAGATGGAGTTCCTTGCCGTCGGAGAACCACAAAGAGACAGCTAAAAGCAAATCCAAAGAAACCACAGCTACGAAGAACAGAG TGCCTTCTGCTGGGGATGTGGAGAGAGCCAGAGTTCTGAAGGAAGAAGGCAATGAGCTTGTAAAGAAAGGCAACCATAAGAAAGCTATTGAGAAGTACAGTGAAAGCCTCTTGTTTAGTAGCCTGGAATCTGCCACATACAGCAACAG AGCGCTATGTCATCTGGTCCTGAAGCAGtacaaggaggcagagaaggactgCACAGAAGCCCTCAAGCTGGATGGGAAGAATGTAAAGGCCTTTTACAGACGCGCTCAAGCCTACAAGGCACTCAAG GACTATAAATCCAGCCTTGCGGATATCAGCAGCCTCCTACAGATTGAACCCAGGAATGGCCCTGCACACAAGCTACGGCAGGAGGTTAACCAGAACATGAACTAA